A genomic segment from Mycobacteriales bacterium encodes:
- a CDS encoding LLM class F420-dependent oxidoreductase, whose translation MRVGMPIAYAGGFTETVEQLGDYEKAGLDIVFLPEAYSFDSVSQLGYVAAKTTTLELGADILNVYSRTPALLAMTAAGLDYVSGGRFTLGLGASGPQVVEGFHGVPYTAPVGRTREVVEICRQVWRRERVSYAGKHFTVPLDAEHGGTGLGKPLKLINHPVRDRIPITLAALGPKNVALAAEIAEGWEPVFFYPERAQETFGESLAAGKARRDPALGPLQIVVDTQVAITSSAEEEAAALARVRDQLALYVGGMGARGRNFYNDLAVRYGFADAAATVQGLYLAGRKDEAAAALPDELVRGVTLIGPPGAVAERVAAFREAGATTLNASPLASTHEQRVRDIERLAELSR comes from the coding sequence ATGCGCGTCGGGATGCCGATCGCCTACGCCGGCGGGTTCACCGAGACGGTCGAGCAGCTCGGCGACTACGAGAAGGCCGGGCTGGACATCGTGTTCCTGCCCGAGGCGTACTCGTTCGACTCGGTCAGCCAGCTCGGCTACGTGGCCGCGAAGACGACCACGCTGGAGCTCGGCGCGGACATCCTCAACGTCTACTCGCGGACCCCGGCGCTGCTGGCGATGACCGCGGCCGGGCTGGACTACGTCTCCGGCGGGCGGTTCACCCTCGGGCTGGGCGCGTCCGGGCCGCAGGTCGTCGAGGGCTTCCACGGGGTGCCGTACACGGCCCCGGTGGGGCGGACCCGCGAGGTGGTCGAGATCTGCCGGCAGGTCTGGCGCCGGGAGCGGGTGTCGTACGCGGGGAAGCACTTCACCGTCCCGCTGGACGCCGAGCACGGCGGCACCGGCCTGGGCAAGCCGCTGAAGCTCATCAACCACCCGGTCCGGGACCGGATCCCGATCACGCTGGCCGCGCTCGGGCCGAAGAACGTCGCGCTGGCCGCGGAGATCGCCGAGGGCTGGGAGCCGGTCTTCTTCTACCCGGAGCGGGCGCAGGAGACGTTCGGAGAGTCGCTCGCGGCCGGCAAGGCCAGGCGGGACCCGGCGCTCGGGCCGCTGCAGATCGTGGTCGACACCCAGGTCGCGATCACCTCCTCCGCCGAGGAGGAGGCCGCGGCGCTGGCCCGGGTCCGCGACCAGCTCGCCCTCTACGTCGGCGGGATGGGTGCCCGCGGCCGCAACTTCTACAACGACCTCGCGGTCCGGTACGGGTTCGCCGACGCGGCCGCGACCGTGCAGGGCCTCTACCTGGCCGGGCGCAAGGACGAGGCCGCCGCGGCGCTGCCGGACGAGCTGGTCCGCGGGGTGACCCTGATCGGCCCTCCGGGGGCGGTCGCGGAGCGTGTCGCGGCGTTCCGGGAGGCGGGCGCGACCACCCTGAACGCGAGCCCGCTGGCGTCGACGCACGAGCAACGGGTACGGGACATCGAGCGGCTCGCAGAGCTGAGCCGGTAA
- a CDS encoding 3-hydroxyacyl-CoA dehydrogenase, which produces MNIDGSVAVVTGGASGLGLATARRLVKAGAKAVLVDLPSSKGDEVAASLGGAAVFAAADVTDPDAVASALDAADELGTLRVLVNCAGIGTPGRVLGRDGSAYALEPFVKVLQVNLIGTFNMIRLAAERIARAEPVGEERGVIVNTASVAAYEGQIGQAAYSASKGGIVGMTLPIARDLAQRRIRVVTIAPGLFNTPLLAGLPEEARNSLGGQVPHPSRLGEPDEYGALVEHIVANPMLNGEVIRLDGAIRMAPR; this is translated from the coding sequence GTGAACATCGACGGCAGCGTGGCGGTCGTGACCGGCGGCGCGAGCGGACTGGGGCTGGCCACCGCGCGGCGGCTGGTCAAGGCCGGCGCCAAGGCGGTGCTGGTCGACCTGCCCAGCTCCAAGGGCGACGAGGTCGCGGCGAGCCTCGGCGGCGCCGCGGTGTTCGCGGCCGCGGACGTCACCGACCCGGACGCGGTCGCCTCCGCGCTGGACGCGGCCGACGAGCTCGGCACCCTGCGGGTGCTGGTGAACTGCGCCGGCATCGGCACCCCCGGCCGGGTGCTGGGCCGGGACGGCTCGGCGTACGCGCTGGAGCCGTTCGTCAAGGTCCTGCAGGTCAACCTCATCGGCACGTTCAACATGATCCGGCTGGCGGCCGAGCGCATCGCCCGGGCCGAGCCGGTCGGCGAGGAGCGCGGCGTCATCGTCAACACCGCCTCGGTGGCCGCGTACGAGGGCCAGATCGGGCAGGCGGCGTACTCGGCGTCCAAGGGCGGCATCGTCGGCATGACGCTGCCGATCGCGCGGGACCTGGCCCAGCGCCGGATCCGGGTCGTCACGATCGCGCCGGGGCTGTTCAACACGCCGCTGCTGGCCGGGCTGCCGGAGGAGGCGCGCAACTCCCTCGGCGGGCAGGTGCCGCACCCTTCGCGGCTGGGCGAGCCCGACGAGTACGGCGCGCTGGTCGAGCACATCGTGGCCAACCCGATGCTCAACGGCGAGGTCATCCGGCTCGACGGCGCGATCCGGATGGCTCCGCGCTAA
- a CDS encoding glutathione peroxidase, protein MSVYDYSVTFPDGSTKPLSDWAGQPLLLINVASKCGFTPQYEGLEALQRGGDVQLIGFPCNQFGDQEPGSDAEIADFCKATYDVTFPMSTKIDVNGPSTDPLWAYLRAQAPGDFGPSAGMLYEILKERKPETIGTDEVKWNFTKFLVDGDGKVVRRYESYETPQQIGSDLAAHAG, encoded by the coding sequence GTGAGCGTGTACGACTACTCGGTCACCTTCCCCGACGGCTCGACCAAGCCGCTGTCGGACTGGGCCGGACAGCCGCTGCTGTTGATCAACGTGGCCAGCAAGTGCGGCTTCACCCCGCAGTACGAGGGGCTGGAGGCACTGCAGCGCGGCGGCGACGTGCAGCTGATCGGCTTCCCCTGCAACCAGTTCGGCGACCAGGAGCCGGGCTCGGACGCCGAGATCGCGGACTTCTGCAAGGCCACGTACGACGTGACGTTCCCGATGTCGACCAAGATCGACGTGAACGGGCCGTCCACCGACCCGCTCTGGGCCTACCTGCGGGCGCAGGCGCCGGGAGACTTCGGCCCGTCCGCCGGGATGCTCTACGAGATCCTCAAGGAGCGGAAGCCCGAGACGATCGGCACCGACGAGGTCAAGTGGAACTTCACCAAGTTCCTCGTCGACGGCGACGGCAAGGTCGTGCGCCGCTACGAGTCGTACGAGACCCCCCAGCAGATCGGGTCAGACCTGGCTGCGCACGCGGGTTAG
- a CDS encoding DUF6314 family protein, which produces MDARAAVEDLIGRWSLARRVADRRTGRQGTVRGELVIAPDGAGLRWAERGTLRWAGTDHPVTRTYLLREHADGWWAEFDDGRPFHPWRPGTPVTHPCRADVYSGLVTVDGDRIRTVWDVRGPAKHQRLVTRLTRVRSQV; this is translated from the coding sequence GTGGACGCCAGGGCCGCCGTGGAGGACCTGATCGGCCGCTGGTCGCTGGCCCGCCGGGTCGCCGACAGGCGGACCGGCCGGCAGGGCACCGTCCGGGGCGAGCTGGTGATCGCACCGGACGGCGCCGGCCTGCGCTGGGCCGAGCGGGGCACGCTGCGGTGGGCCGGCACCGACCACCCGGTCACCCGCACGTACCTGCTGCGCGAGCACGCGGACGGCTGGTGGGCCGAGTTCGACGACGGCCGCCCGTTCCACCCGTGGCGGCCGGGTACGCCGGTGACGCACCCGTGCCGCGCGGATGTCTACAGTGGACTGGTCACAGTGGACGGTGACCGGATCCGTACGGTCTGGGACGTCCGCGGCCCGGCCAAGCACCAGCGCCTGGTGACCCGGCTAACCCGCGTGCGCAGCCAGGTCTGA
- a CDS encoding FAD-dependent oxidoreductase: MTRVVVVGGGFAGFNAAKVLCKRLAGEAEVVLVNPTDYFLYVPLLPEVAAGILDPRRVAVSLPGALPGVRLAVGTVHTVDLAGRSVTYRDTDGDDQTLTYDQLLLTSGSVNKLLPVPGVGEHAHGFRNLAEAVYLRDHLVRQVELADQAEDTDERSARLTFVVVGAGYTGTEVAAQGVLATRALLAKHPRLAGARARWLLLDTADRVLPGLSERLSAVAARTLGERGVEVRMRTSVKEATGDGVTLSDGSSVPTRSLIWCVGVRPDHLVETLGLPTEKGRLVVDADLSVPGQPGLWACGDAAAVPDLTRPGEVTAMTAQHAQRQGARAGKNIAATLGHGRRQQYRHRNLGFVIDLGGFDGAADPLGVPLGGFPAKVVTRGYHLSVMPGNRIRTAVDWAEHFALGAQTQRLDLVRGDDVPLQDQPPA, from the coding sequence ATGACGAGGGTCGTGGTGGTCGGAGGTGGGTTCGCCGGGTTCAACGCGGCGAAGGTGCTGTGCAAGCGGCTGGCCGGGGAGGCCGAGGTCGTCCTCGTGAACCCGACCGACTACTTCCTGTACGTACCGCTCCTGCCGGAGGTCGCGGCCGGGATCCTGGACCCGCGGCGGGTCGCGGTCTCGCTGCCGGGCGCGCTGCCCGGGGTGCGGCTCGCGGTCGGGACGGTGCACACCGTCGACCTGGCCGGCCGGTCGGTCACCTACCGCGACACCGACGGCGACGACCAGACGCTGACCTACGACCAGCTGCTGCTGACCAGCGGCAGCGTGAACAAGCTGCTGCCGGTGCCCGGCGTCGGCGAGCACGCGCACGGGTTCCGCAACCTGGCCGAGGCCGTCTACCTGCGCGACCACCTGGTCCGCCAGGTCGAGCTCGCGGACCAGGCCGAGGACACCGACGAGCGCTCGGCCCGGCTGACGTTCGTGGTGGTCGGGGCCGGCTACACCGGGACCGAGGTCGCGGCCCAGGGCGTGCTGGCGACGCGGGCGCTGCTGGCCAAGCACCCGCGGCTGGCGGGTGCGCGGGCCCGGTGGTTGCTGCTCGACACCGCGGACCGGGTGCTGCCGGGGCTGTCCGAGCGGCTGTCCGCGGTGGCGGCGCGGACGCTGGGGGAGCGCGGGGTCGAGGTCCGGATGAGGACCTCGGTCAAGGAGGCCACCGGCGACGGCGTGACGCTCTCGGACGGCAGCAGCGTGCCGACCCGGTCGCTGATCTGGTGCGTGGGGGTCCGGCCCGACCACCTGGTGGAGACGCTGGGGCTGCCGACCGAGAAGGGCCGGCTGGTCGTCGACGCCGACCTGTCCGTACCGGGGCAGCCGGGGTTGTGGGCCTGCGGGGACGCCGCCGCCGTGCCGGACCTGACCCGGCCCGGCGAGGTCACCGCGATGACCGCGCAGCACGCGCAGCGGCAGGGCGCCCGGGCCGGCAAGAACATCGCGGCGACGCTCGGCCACGGCCGGCGCCAGCAGTACCGGCACCGCAACCTCGGCTTCGTCATCGACCTCGGCGGCTTCGACGGCGCGGCCGACCCGCTCGGCGTCCCGCTGGGCGGGTTCCCGGCCAAGGTCGTGACCCGCGGTTACCACCTCAGCGTGATGCCCGGGAACCGGATCCGGACCGCGGTGGACTGGGCCGAGCACTTCGCGCTCGGCGCCCAGACGCAGCGGCTGGACCTCGTCCGCGGGGACGACGTACCGCTGCAGGACCAGCCCCCGGCCTGA